The following coding sequences are from one Lysinibacillus sp. FSL W8-0992 window:
- a CDS encoding NAD(P)H-dependent oxidoreductase → MKTLIIYTYPNHQSLNYSFLQEVVKGCNENPYINELQVVDLYEEKFDPILHFNEYRRRRDMYLDPKLEKYREQITWADKIVFVYPIWWGRPPAMLLGYIDQLFASNFAYRDKKGLFPDGLLKGKSVVCVSTMKGPTKYPLLWLNNAHKVLMRKALFNFVGIKKVKFFEFGNMESKKGGQQKKLAKVYQYFRQVAY, encoded by the coding sequence ATGAAAACATTAATTATTTATACGTATCCAAATCATCAAAGTTTGAATTATTCTTTTTTGCAGGAAGTTGTTAAAGGATGCAATGAAAATCCGTACATAAATGAATTACAAGTGGTTGATTTATATGAAGAAAAATTTGATCCGATTTTACATTTTAATGAATATAGACGACGTCGTGATATGTATCTTGATCCAAAACTAGAGAAATATAGAGAACAAATAACTTGGGCAGATAAGATTGTTTTTGTTTATCCAATTTGGTGGGGAAGACCGCCAGCAATGCTTTTAGGCTATATTGATCAATTATTTGCATCCAATTTTGCCTATAGAGATAAAAAGGGATTGTTTCCTGATGGTCTCTTAAAAGGGAAGTCAGTCGTTTGTGTTTCGACTATGAAAGGCCCTACTAAATATCCGCTTTTATGGTTGAATAATGCTCACAAAGTATTAATGCGAAAAGCATTGTTTAATTTTGTTGGAATTAAGAAAGTGAAGTTTTTTGAATTTGGGAATATGGAAAGTAAAAAGGGAGGACAACAAAAAAAGTTAGCAAAAGTTTATCAGTATTTTAGACAAGTAGCGTATTAG
- a CDS encoding MarR family winged helix-turn-helix transcriptional regulator, with the protein MDKHALFNQFVTFTATVHQVTNELTQNVKTDAITPVQYKILEHIKVSQPVTTTEISDCQQMSLPNTSRELKKLQEKNLIEKISDTEDRRKHYVRLTEDGEQMMDEAFRCIEVRFQHLIQDVSEEDLEEIKHALDILQQKVFKQQGKL; encoded by the coding sequence TTGGACAAGCATGCATTATTCAATCAATTTGTTACATTTACAGCAACCGTTCATCAAGTAACAAATGAGTTAACACAAAACGTTAAAACGGACGCCATAACTCCTGTTCAATATAAAATTCTTGAACATATAAAAGTAAGCCAGCCTGTTACGACTACTGAAATTAGTGATTGTCAGCAAATGTCGTTACCGAATACAAGTCGAGAGCTTAAGAAACTACAAGAGAAAAATTTAATTGAAAAAATTAGTGATACAGAGGATCGTAGAAAACATTATGTGCGCCTCACCGAAGATGGGGAACAAATGATGGATGAGGCTTTTCGATGTATTGAAGTCCGTTTTCAACACCTTATTCAAGATGTTTCAGAAGAAGATTTAGAAGAAATTAAGCACGCATTAGATATTTTGCAGCAGAAGGTTTTTAAACAACAAGGTAAGCTTTAA
- a CDS encoding YqcI/YcgG family protein, which produces MGVVFEKNWLDQHLPSLPLWQQNAFKDFSLMIADEANTFPCIPARTGFLSNQLRFSFIGDPRELQSAKALATCLKEYGYCARSAGKYTSHAIFFETPKDMLENYEVEDYRALFWTLLNNVTVFDEKEWPREIPSDPSVHTWEFCFDGEPYFVFCATPAHQLRKSRHFSTLLMAFQPRWVFEDINDTTVLGQKLKRLIRKRIDLYDAIPGHPDLKWYGQKDNYEWKQYFLSDDEGHSPSTCPFLRGNLQLTFPKERNN; this is translated from the coding sequence GTGGGAGTAGTATTTGAAAAAAATTGGCTTGATCAACATTTACCATCCCTTCCTTTATGGCAACAGAACGCCTTTAAAGACTTTTCTTTAATGATTGCAGATGAAGCAAATACGTTCCCCTGTATTCCTGCTAGAACAGGTTTTTTATCGAATCAACTACGCTTCAGCTTTATCGGAGACCCCCGAGAGCTACAATCAGCGAAAGCGTTAGCAACTTGCTTAAAAGAATATGGATACTGCGCACGATCTGCTGGAAAATATACTTCACATGCTATTTTTTTCGAAACGCCAAAGGATATGCTTGAAAATTATGAGGTAGAGGATTATAGAGCCCTATTTTGGACATTGCTAAACAACGTTACTGTATTTGATGAAAAAGAATGGCCTAGAGAAATTCCCTCCGACCCTTCTGTTCATACATGGGAATTTTGTTTTGATGGAGAGCCTTACTTTGTATTTTGTGCAACACCTGCCCACCAACTTCGAAAAAGTCGCCATTTTTCAACATTGCTTATGGCCTTTCAGCCACGCTGGGTGTTTGAAGACATTAATGATACAACTGTGCTTGGCCAAAAATTAAAAAGGCTAATAAGAAAACGCATCGATTTGTATGACGCAATTCCAGGTCATCCAGACTTAAAATGGTATGGGCAAAAGGACAATTATGAATGGAAACAATATTTTTTAAGCGACGATGAGGGGCATAGTCCCTCAACATGTCCATTTTTAAGGGGAAATCTTCAATTAACCTTTCCAAAAGAGAGAAATAATTAA
- a CDS encoding amino acid permease: MESKTSKGQMSWWQLSLLGVGCTLGTGFFLGTSMAIAKSGPAVLIPFLLAAIGTYLVYDALVKMSVANPDKGSFRTYAKQAFGNWAGFSNGWVYLISEILIMGSQLMALGIFIQFWFPALPLWMTASGFGVLGLLIILTGMKGFEKFQNIFGAMKAAAVVMFIIVAVILLIKGINSEPKQINAFVTNFQGFFAEGVKGIWLGLLYAFFAFGGIEVMGLLVIDLKDPKQAPKAGKVMIIILTSIYVSALVCALLLVGWETFTINESPFITALTDFHIPYVADIITGILIIAGFSTMVASLYAVVTILTALAEDHDAPSILAKKGKMKVPLPAFLFLTVGLTVTIVIGFLIPEKIFEYLITAAGLMLIYNWLFILVTYAKLMTLTKWQHVKNVVGMLLIAVTVSGTLGDKTSRLGFYISLLFIVIIAVATFIVMKKRSNNSSA, encoded by the coding sequence ATGGAGTCAAAAACAAGCAAAGGTCAAATGTCTTGGTGGCAGTTGTCTCTATTAGGTGTAGGTTGTACATTAGGGACAGGTTTTTTTCTAGGTACAAGCATGGCAATTGCCAAAAGCGGGCCTGCTGTTTTAATTCCATTTTTATTAGCAGCCATTGGAACGTATCTTGTCTATGATGCACTTGTGAAAATGTCTGTTGCCAATCCAGATAAAGGATCTTTTCGTACTTATGCTAAACAAGCATTTGGAAATTGGGCTGGCTTTAGTAATGGATGGGTATATTTGATTTCGGAAATATTGATAATGGGTAGTCAATTAATGGCATTGGGGATTTTTATCCAGTTTTGGTTTCCTGCCTTACCGCTATGGATGACCGCATCTGGTTTCGGAGTACTCGGTTTGCTCATTATACTTACTGGAATGAAAGGCTTTGAAAAGTTTCAAAATATATTCGGGGCGATGAAGGCAGCTGCTGTCGTGATGTTCATCATAGTTGCTGTCATCCTTTTAATAAAGGGGATAAATAGTGAGCCAAAGCAAATAAATGCTTTTGTTACTAACTTTCAAGGTTTTTTTGCTGAAGGTGTAAAGGGCATTTGGCTTGGACTACTATATGCTTTTTTTGCTTTTGGTGGCATAGAAGTGATGGGACTTCTAGTAATTGACTTAAAAGACCCCAAGCAAGCACCGAAAGCTGGAAAAGTGATGATTATCATACTGACATCGATTTACGTAAGTGCTCTCGTATGTGCGCTTCTATTAGTAGGGTGGGAAACATTTACAATAAATGAAAGCCCGTTCATTACCGCCCTTACAGATTTTCACATACCATATGTAGCAGATATAATAACAGGCATTTTAATTATTGCCGGATTTTCCACGATGGTTGCTTCCTTGTACGCAGTGGTAACGATTTTAACGGCTTTAGCAGAAGATCATGATGCGCCATCAATATTAGCGAAAAAAGGGAAAATGAAAGTGCCGTTACCTGCATTTCTTTTTCTAACAGTTGGTTTAACCGTCACCATTGTGATAGGCTTTCTTATTCCAGAAAAGATTTTTGAATATTTAATAACGGCAGCTGGGTTAATGTTAATTTATAACTGGCTTTTTATATTAGTGACATATGCAAAGCTCATGACATTAACGAAGTGGCAACATGTAAAAAATGTTGTTGGGATGCTTTTAATAGCGGTAACCGTTTCCGGTACATTAGGTGACAAAACAAGCAGACTCGGTTTTTACATAAGCCTGCTTTTCATAGTCATCATTGCTGTTGCGACATTTATTGTTATGAAAAAGCGGAGCAACAATAGCTCCGCTTAA
- a CDS encoding arginine deiminase family protein produces the protein MYSFQPSCWSEHGELTAVMLCAPSSLDVPDLKTAENVQWSAPVLHARAMDNFMELKGTLQHAGVQVIDYSTELLAEAQQLSEQLLNRYFVRDLACVFGKQMLPGEAGSSIRRPEYGHAHALLEKWFPQNFKASMETGDVLEFGDVMVLNKDAVLINIGVRTTRQGVERAKQKIFEAGFSEIGIIDLPRSSDTLHLDMNCNVANEDVVIAKSFMRYFPIYVLTASTTRFNMTEQFFNRHGFDVYWLEKYNTIPDINFLNLNPETLLVSKKATKQQFKNHPKLQKKNIVEIEVTELEKGGGGIRCMTLPLVRKL, from the coding sequence ATGTATTCATTTCAACCAAGTTGTTGGTCAGAACATGGAGAGCTTACGGCTGTAATGCTTTGTGCACCTTCCAGTTTAGATGTGCCGGATTTAAAAACAGCAGAAAATGTGCAATGGAGCGCACCTGTTTTACATGCACGAGCAATGGACAATTTTATGGAGCTGAAGGGCACTTTACAGCATGCAGGTGTGCAAGTAATTGATTACTCAACGGAACTATTAGCAGAAGCACAGCAGCTAAGCGAACAACTTCTAAATCGTTATTTTGTGCGTGATCTTGCATGTGTATTTGGCAAACAAATGCTGCCAGGTGAAGCAGGTAGTTCAATTAGACGTCCTGAATATGGACATGCCCATGCATTGCTTGAAAAGTGGTTTCCTCAAAACTTTAAGGCATCTATGGAAACTGGCGATGTATTGGAGTTTGGGGATGTGATGGTGTTGAATAAGGATGCAGTGCTGATCAATATTGGCGTACGGACAACTAGACAGGGTGTGGAACGTGCGAAGCAAAAAATATTTGAAGCAGGATTTTCTGAAATTGGCATTATCGACTTGCCTCGGAGCTCAGACACACTCCATTTAGATATGAATTGTAATGTTGCGAACGAAGATGTTGTAATAGCGAAAAGCTTTATGCGGTATTTTCCTATATATGTTTTGACTGCTAGTACAACTCGCTTTAATATGACGGAACAATTTTTTAATCGACATGGTTTCGATGTCTATTGGCTAGAAAAATATAATACGATTCCTGATATCAATTTTTTAAATTTAAATCCAGAGACATTGTTAGTCAGTAAAAAAGCAACAAAACAGCAATTTAAAAACCATCCAAAATTACAAAAGAAAAATATAGTAGAAATTGAAGTGACCGAACTTGAAAAAGGCGGTGGTGGTATTCGCTGTATGACGTTACCATTGGTGCGGAAATTGTAA
- the splB gene encoding spore photoproduct lyase — MRKPFTPQLVYFEPNALDYPLGQELKEKFEKLGVEIRYTTSHNQVRNLPGDNDLQKYRIAKSTLVVGIRKTLKFDTSKPSAEYAIPFATGCMGHCHYCYLQTTMGSKPYIRTYVNVDEILEAADHYMAERAPEITRFEASCTSDIVGIDHLTHTLKKAIEHFGQSEHGLLRFVTKFHYVDHLLDAKHNGRTRFRFSVNADYVIKNFEPGTSPLDLRIEAAGKVARAGYPLGFIVAPIYLHEGWEEGYYHMFERLDAELPQDVRDDITFEFIQHRFTKPAKRVIEKNYPMTKLELDETARRYKWGKYGIGKYIYQKEEEEDIKEHLYGYMKKFFPNAKLEYFT; from the coding sequence ATGAGAAAACCATTTACACCTCAGCTAGTCTATTTTGAGCCTAATGCGCTCGATTATCCACTAGGACAGGAATTGAAAGAGAAATTTGAGAAGCTGGGTGTGGAAATCCGTTATACGACATCTCATAATCAGGTGCGGAATCTCCCAGGTGATAACGATTTGCAAAAGTATCGTATAGCAAAGTCAACGCTTGTCGTTGGTATTCGAAAAACGTTGAAATTTGATACATCGAAACCGTCAGCAGAATATGCCATTCCGTTTGCAACTGGATGTATGGGGCATTGTCATTATTGTTATTTGCAAACAACGATGGGCAGCAAGCCGTATATTCGTACGTATGTGAATGTCGATGAAATTCTTGAGGCTGCAGATCACTATATGGCAGAAAGAGCTCCTGAAATAACCCGATTTGAAGCATCTTGTACTTCAGATATTGTAGGAATTGATCATTTAACACATACGTTAAAGAAAGCTATTGAGCATTTTGGACAAAGTGAACATGGGTTGTTGCGATTCGTAACAAAATTCCATTATGTCGATCATTTATTAGATGCCAAACATAATGGTAGGACGAGGTTTCGTTTTAGTGTTAATGCGGATTATGTCATAAAAAACTTTGAGCCCGGTACATCACCTTTAGACTTGCGCATTGAAGCGGCTGGTAAAGTGGCGAGGGCGGGATATCCACTTGGCTTTATTGTTGCACCGATTTATCTTCATGAAGGTTGGGAGGAAGGCTATTATCATATGTTTGAGCGTCTTGATGCTGAATTACCACAAGATGTGCGGGATGATATTACCTTTGAATTTATTCAGCACCGCTTTACAAAGCCAGCGAAAAGAGTCATTGAAAAAAATTATCCAATGACGAAATTAGAATTGGATGAAACAGCTAGAAGGTACAAGTGGGGCAAATATGGGATTGGCAAATATATTTATCAAAAAGAGGAAGAGGAAGATATTAAAGAACATCTTTACGGTTACATGAAGAAATTTTTCCCCAATGCTAAATTAGAATATTTTACGTAA
- a CDS encoding transcriptional regulator SplA domain-containing protein, producing the protein MQTYNAGDIVYIFYRNPHIQDVANIQEAAVVNNPENPNELALFLYETYYPLTNDFVIFRSEMDAEQAYNQYFH; encoded by the coding sequence ATGCAAACTTATAATGCAGGGGATATTGTTTATATTTTTTATCGCAATCCGCATATTCAAGATGTAGCGAATATACAGGAGGCGGCAGTCGTAAATAATCCAGAAAATCCAAATGAATTAGCGCTCTTTCTATATGAAACGTACTATCCGTTAACAAATGACTTTGTTATTTTTAGAAGTGAAATGGATGCTGAGCAAGCGTATAATCAGTATTTTCATTAG
- a CDS encoding ECF transporter S component, which produces MQKTISYSHSRTFDLILSAMLIALVFVATLTLNIKLPIKANGGLVHLGTGMLFTASILFGSKKGAIAGAIGMGLFDVVSGWMLWAPITFVARGLQGYIVGKIAWSNGRKGNSIPFNLFAMIISVPFMIAVYYVGEAILYANWIAPLASIPGDLVQNILGMIVAIPVCVLLKKTPIFK; this is translated from the coding sequence ATGCAAAAAACAATAAGCTATTCACATTCAAGAACTTTTGATCTTATTCTATCGGCAATGTTAATTGCACTTGTCTTCGTGGCAACACTCACATTAAATATTAAACTACCGATTAAAGCCAATGGTGGATTAGTACATCTTGGAACAGGCATGCTTTTTACAGCATCTATTCTTTTTGGTTCTAAAAAAGGAGCCATTGCAGGTGCAATTGGCATGGGTTTATTCGACGTCGTTTCCGGTTGGATGTTGTGGGCCCCTATTACATTTGTTGCTCGTGGCTTACAAGGCTATATCGTAGGAAAAATCGCTTGGTCGAACGGACGTAAAGGAAACAGCATTCCCTTCAATCTTTTCGCAATGATTATTTCTGTTCCATTTATGATAGCTGTTTATTACGTTGGTGAAGCTATTTTATATGCTAACTGGATTGCACCATTGGCATCTATTCCTGGAGATTTAGTTCAAAATATTCTCGGGATGATTGTAGCCATACCAGTTTGTGTTTTATTGAAAAAAACACCTATATTTAAATAA
- a CDS encoding QueT transporter family protein produces the protein MNTSIVKDSSRTSVRELTKVALVAALYVAVTVVLSVISFGAVQLRLSEMFNYLALYNKRYVVAVTLGVVLANFMSPTWILDVPIGGIATFLVLILCRSVTKNIKSDSRKMVITALIFALSMFTVAGQLTILYDLPFWATWFTVGVGELLSMTVGGVTIHLLNKKIDLSK, from the coding sequence TTGAATACATCTATTGTTAAAGATTCATCGCGAACTTCTGTAAGGGAACTTACAAAGGTAGCACTGGTCGCAGCCTTGTATGTGGCTGTAACTGTAGTATTGTCAGTTATTAGTTTTGGAGCTGTCCAATTACGTCTATCAGAGATGTTCAACTATTTGGCACTGTACAATAAACGGTATGTTGTAGCAGTAACACTAGGCGTAGTATTAGCGAATTTTATGTCACCGACTTGGATTCTCGATGTCCCTATCGGTGGTATAGCAACATTTCTAGTATTAATTCTTTGTCGATCAGTAACGAAAAATATTAAGAGTGATAGTCGGAAAATGGTCATCACAGCATTGATTTTTGCACTATCGATGTTCACTGTTGCAGGCCAGTTAACCATTCTATATGATTTGCCGTTTTGGGCGACTTGGTTTACGGTTGGCGTCGGAGAGTTATTATCAATGACTGTCGGTGGAGTGACGATTCACTTATTAAATAAAAAAATAGATTTATCAAAATAA
- a CDS encoding 3-oxoacyl-ACP reductase, with translation MKFEEYIGKTVFITGAASGIGQAQAVAFLENGANVFGFDIDEQGLLNLQEQYPERFGFMVGSVDRKSDVEQSFEKVLAMFKEVDILLNTAGVLDGFAKTLDTDEALWDKIMNTNVKGTFFVTNTILPHMLKRKAGIIVNMASIAGLIAGGGGAAYTASKHAIVGYTKQLDLDYCREGIRANAIAPGAIQTPMTKADFEGDGAMAKWVADETPAGRWAQPSEVANLTLFLASHSADYMHGAVIPIDGGWIAK, from the coding sequence ATGAAGTTTGAAGAGTATATTGGCAAGACAGTTTTTATAACGGGTGCTGCCTCAGGTATTGGGCAAGCTCAAGCCGTTGCATTTTTAGAAAATGGGGCCAATGTTTTCGGTTTCGATATAGATGAGCAGGGGTTATTGAATTTACAAGAGCAATACCCAGAACGCTTTGGTTTTATGGTAGGTAGTGTAGATCGGAAAAGTGATGTAGAGCAATCATTTGAAAAAGTACTGGCGATGTTTAAGGAAGTGGATATTTTACTAAATACTGCTGGCGTTTTAGATGGCTTTGCAAAAACGCTTGATACTGATGAGGCGCTTTGGGACAAGATCATGAACACGAATGTAAAGGGCACTTTTTTTGTCACGAATACGATATTACCCCATATGTTAAAACGCAAAGCTGGTATCATTGTTAATATGGCGTCTATTGCAGGGCTAATTGCAGGTGGCGGTGGTGCGGCATATACCGCATCTAAACATGCAATTGTAGGCTATACGAAACAATTAGATTTAGACTATTGCCGTGAGGGGATACGTGCCAATGCCATTGCGCCAGGTGCTATTCAAACTCCGATGACCAAAGCTGATTTTGAAGGCGATGGTGCAATGGCAAAATGGGTTGCCGACGAAACACCTGCAGGTCGTTGGGCACAACCAAGTGAAGTTGCGAATTTAACGCTTTTTTTGGCAAGTCATTCAGCTGATTATATGCACGGAGCTGTTATCCCGATTGATGGTGGATGGATAGCGAAATAG
- a CDS encoding DUF2829 domain-containing protein produces the protein MTFEEVLPRLKAGEKVIREGWGGAELYVKLVGQSEHDGVNLNPYFLINVRGEGYTMFTPTVCDLLAEDWKIVN, from the coding sequence ATGACATTTGAAGAAGTATTACCGCGTTTAAAAGCAGGCGAGAAAGTAATCCGTGAAGGATGGGGCGGTGCTGAATTATATGTGAAGCTTGTTGGACAAAGCGAGCATGACGGAGTAAATTTAAATCCCTATTTTTTAATCAATGTACGCGGTGAGGGCTATACGATGTTCACACCAACTGTCTGTGATTTATTAGCGGAAGATTGGAAAATCGTAAACTAA
- a CDS encoding malate:quinone oxidoreductase — MSNRVTKSDVILIGAGIMSATLGTMLKELAPDWNITVFEKLSNAGEESSNEWNNAGTGHAALCELNYTSEKPDGTIDISKAINVNEQFQVSMQFWSYLVKNKLIQNPQDFIMPLPHMSMVRGEKNVEYLKKRYETMSNNPLFKGMEFSDDPEKLMEWIPLIMQDRPANEAIAATKIDTGTDVNFGALTRILFDHLKQKDVDINYNHSVESIKRTKDGLWELKVHDKDGCKMEYHTAKFVFLGAGGGSLELLQKTGIPEGKHIGGFPISGLFMVCKNQEIVEQHHAKVYGKAAVGAPPMSVPHLDTRFIDNKKSLLFGPFAGFSPKFLKTGSNMDLFASVKPHNITTLLAAGVKEMSLTKYLIQQLLLSKDQRMEELREFIPTAKSEDWDIVVAGQRVQVIKDTEAGGKGTLQFGTEVVSAADGSIAALLGASPGASTAVHVMLEVIKKCFPQQANEWESKLKEMIPSYGISLLQNPELLEEVHASTAQALRLNKN, encoded by the coding sequence ATGAGTAACAGAGTAACTAAATCAGACGTCATCTTAATTGGTGCCGGAATTATGAGTGCGACTTTGGGGACGATGCTCAAAGAATTAGCACCGGACTGGAATATTACTGTGTTTGAAAAACTTTCAAACGCCGGTGAGGAAAGCTCTAATGAATGGAATAATGCAGGAACAGGGCACGCAGCACTGTGCGAGCTTAACTACACTTCTGAAAAACCAGACGGTACTATCGATATTAGCAAAGCAATTAATGTTAATGAACAGTTCCAGGTTTCGATGCAGTTTTGGTCTTATCTTGTAAAAAACAAGCTTATCCAAAATCCGCAAGACTTTATTATGCCATTACCACATATGAGTATGGTAAGAGGCGAAAAAAATGTTGAGTATTTGAAAAAACGTTATGAAACAATGTCAAATAATCCTCTTTTCAAAGGTATGGAATTTTCTGATGACCCAGAAAAACTAATGGAATGGATTCCTCTTATTATGCAAGACCGTCCAGCAAATGAGGCCATTGCTGCAACAAAAATTGACACTGGTACAGACGTAAACTTCGGTGCTCTAACACGTATTTTATTTGACCACCTAAAACAAAAAGATGTAGATATCAACTACAACCATAGTGTCGAAAGTATTAAACGTACGAAAGACGGTTTATGGGAATTAAAAGTGCATGACAAAGATGGTTGTAAAATGGAGTACCATACAGCAAAATTCGTCTTCCTTGGTGCTGGCGGAGGAAGCTTAGAGTTACTACAAAAAACAGGCATTCCTGAAGGAAAACACATTGGTGGATTCCCTATCAGTGGATTATTTATGGTATGTAAAAATCAAGAAATTGTTGAACAACACCATGCTAAAGTATACGGTAAAGCTGCGGTTGGTGCGCCACCAATGTCTGTTCCACATTTAGACACTCGCTTTATCGATAACAAAAAATCATTATTATTTGGACCATTCGCTGGTTTCTCACCAAAGTTCTTGAAAACAGGTTCAAACATGGATTTATTTGCTTCTGTAAAACCGCATAATATTACTACTTTATTAGCGGCAGGAGTTAAAGAAATGTCATTAACAAAATACCTAATCCAACAACTTCTATTATCAAAAGATCAACGTATGGAAGAGTTACGTGAGTTTATCCCAACTGCTAAGAGTGAGGATTGGGATATTGTAGTTGCTGGTCAACGTGTACAAGTTATTAAAGATACTGAAGCAGGCGGTAAAGGAACACTGCAATTTGGTACTGAAGTAGTAAGTGCTGCTGACGGTTCAATCGCTGCATTATTAGGTGCATCACCAGGTGCTTCTACTGCCGTTCACGTTATGCTAGAAGTTATCAAAAAATGCTTCCCACAACAAGCAAACGAGTGGGAGTCAAAATTAAAAGAAATGATCCCTTCATACGGTATCTCATTACTACAAAACCCTGAGCTTCTTGAGGAAGTCCATGCTTCAACAGCGCAGGCACTTCGTCTAAACAAAAACTAA
- a CDS encoding cold-shock protein: MKREGIVKWYKEEKGYGRIMLNGEDKNHVFVHFSSVLPNNEKFPDGYRFLKQGQKVSFDLIEQPHSTDQKQVAENVEILSD; encoded by the coding sequence ATGAAACGAGAGGGAATTGTTAAATGGTATAAAGAAGAAAAGGGCTATGGCCGTATTATGCTGAATGGTGAGGATAAAAATCACGTTTTTGTCCATTTTAGCTCAGTTTTACCGAATAATGAAAAATTTCCGGATGGCTATAGATTTCTTAAACAAGGTCAAAAAGTGTCCTTTGATTTAATTGAGCAGCCACATTCTACTGATCAAAAGCAAGTTGCGGAAAATGTTGAAATCCTATCAGACTAA
- a CDS encoding histidine phosphatase family protein: MEQSILDLLRAGGFILYVRHGEATVGKDQPYFNFQYCYTQRNLSDYGRREAAYYGQMLRYWQIPINSPIIASPLCRTIETAQLAFPTMYIQIDPFWFEINKLGGDISAIEQQHILKNVQSQLEKTPPFGTNQVIIAHSFPNGIGLGKIPNMGTVIVKPKGEGNGYEIIKQLPLTDLATLGNPLYK; this comes from the coding sequence TTGGAACAGTCAATTCTTGATTTACTGCGAGCTGGTGGCTTCATTTTATATGTTAGACATGGGGAGGCAACAGTTGGAAAGGATCAGCCATATTTTAATTTTCAATATTGCTATACACAACGTAATTTGTCTGACTACGGTCGAAGAGAGGCCGCTTACTATGGACAAATGCTTCGTTATTGGCAAATCCCGATTAATTCACCTATTATTGCAAGCCCGTTGTGTAGAACAATTGAGACAGCGCAGCTAGCATTCCCCACAATGTATATTCAAATCGACCCTTTTTGGTTTGAAATTAATAAACTAGGAGGGGACATATCAGCTATAGAACAACAGCATATTTTGAAAAATGTTCAATCTCAATTAGAAAAGACACCTCCCTTTGGGACAAATCAAGTAATTATAGCGCATAGTTTTCCAAATGGAATAGGGTTAGGTAAAATTCCTAATATGGGAACGGTCATTGTAAAGCCTAAAGGTGAAGGTAACGGTTATGAAATTATAAAACAGCTACCATTAACTGATTTAGCGACTTTAGGGAATCCTCTTTATAAATAG